The following are encoded together in the Arvicanthis niloticus isolate mArvNil1 chromosome 11, mArvNil1.pat.X, whole genome shotgun sequence genome:
- the Cimip5 gene encoding ciliary microtubule inner protein 5 isoform X1, with the protein MGSQHTGLPRTRSAGYKLAPTRQLASVSAARDGPAASRALAGGCQGTLAPGVQQDQLWRELVEAEARGQRRWEIRRSLGSCLQVCPSSQTPSPAPRAGRWAAGWTHPWGEPSATWTSSLWKAHGRRSQRMSCSLCRGALRTGHSRPWLQHHTGISCLHVSQFLGPTGAWLGWPTSPGCSAPEYQGQPNQESLQTYSICFTLKATANPIYPLPLHHLQALQEGACF; encoded by the exons ATGGGCAGTCAACACACTGGACTTCCAAGAACCCGATCAGCTGGGTACAAACTTGCCCCTACCAGGCAGCTTGCCTCAGTTTCCGCCGCCCGGGATGGCCCTGCAGCAAGCAGGGCTCTCGCTGGTGGTTGCCAGGGGACCCTAGCCCCGGGTGTGCAGCAGGACCAGCTGTGGAGGGAGCTTGTGGAAGCCGAAGCAAGAGGCCAGCGGCGTTG GGAAATAAGAAGGAGCCTCGGGAGCTGCCTGCAAGTGTGCCCTTCTTCTCAGACACCGTCCCCTGCTCCACGAGCCGGGAGGTGGGCAGCAGGGTGGACACACCCCTGGGGAGAGCCCTCAGCCACATGGACTTCTTCTTTGTGGAAGGCACACGGAAGAAGAAGCCAGAGGATGAGCTGCAGCCTGTGTAGAGGAGCTCTCAGGACTGGCCACAGCAG ACCTTGGCTGCAGCATCACACCGGGATATCTTGTCTACATGTCTCCCAGTTTCTTGGACCAACAGGTGCCTGGCTGGGCTGGCCAACGAGCCCAGGCTGTTCAGCACCAGAGTACCAGGGCCAGCCGAACCAAGAGAGCCTGCAGACATACAGTATCTGCTTCACTCTGAAGGCCACAGCCAACCCCATAtaccctctgcctctgcatcaTCTTCAGGCTCTCCAAGAAGGTGCCTGCTTCTGA
- the Cimip5 gene encoding ciliary microtubule inner protein 5 isoform X2, translating into MGSQHTGLPRTRSAGYKLAPTRQLASVSAARDGPAASRALAGGCQGTLAPGVQQDQLWRELVEAEARGQRRWAENWGFLKDYDPLGNKKEPRELPASVPFFSDTVPCSTSREVGSRVDTPLGRALSHMDFFFVEGTRKKKPEDELQPV; encoded by the exons ATGGGCAGTCAACACACTGGACTTCCAAGAACCCGATCAGCTGGGTACAAACTTGCCCCTACCAGGCAGCTTGCCTCAGTTTCCGCCGCCCGGGATGGCCCTGCAGCAAGCAGGGCTCTCGCTGGTGGTTGCCAGGGGACCCTAGCCCCGGGTGTGCAGCAGGACCAGCTGTGGAGGGAGCTTGTGGAAGCCGAAGCAAGAGGCCAGCGGCGTTG GGCTGAGAATTGGGGTTTTCTGAAAGACTATGACCCTCTG GGAAATAAGAAGGAGCCTCGGGAGCTGCCTGCAAGTGTGCCCTTCTTCTCAGACACCGTCCCCTGCTCCACGAGCCGGGAGGTGGGCAGCAGGGTGGACACACCCCTGGGGAGAGCCCTCAGCCACATGGACTTCTTCTTTGTGGAAGGCACACGGAAGAAGAAGCCAGAGGATGAGCTGCAGCCTGTGTAG
- the Slc66a3 gene encoding solute carrier family 66 member 3 isoform X3 has product MEAGLLWFCNWSTLGVCALLKLPQIYAQLAARSARGISLPSLLLELAGFLVFLRYQHYYGNPLLTYLEYPILIAQDIVLLLFVFHFNGNVKQALPYMAVFVSSWFILSLQKWIIDLAMQG; this is encoded by the exons ATGGAGGCCGGGCTGCTATGGTTCTGCAACTGGAGTACGCTGGGCGTGTGCGCCTTACTCAAGCTGCCGCAGATATACGCGCAGCTGGCGGCGCGCAGCGCGCGGGGCATCAGCCTCCCTAGTTTACTTTTGGAGCTGGCCGG GTTTCTGGTCTTCCTTCGTTATCAACATTACTATGGGAACCCACTGCTCACCTACCTGGAATACCCCATTCTCATCGCACAAG ACATTGTCCTTCTGCTCTTCGTCTTTCATTTCAATGGGAATGTGAAGCAAGCCTTGCCCTACATGGCTGT ATTTGTGTCTTCCTGGTTCATCCTCAGCCTGCAGAAATGGATCATCGACTTGGCCATG